The Candidatus Zixiibacteriota bacterium genome window below encodes:
- the bshB1 gene encoding bacillithiol biosynthesis deacetylase BshB1, translating to MDDPRLDVLAIAAHRDDIEITCGGTIIKMVDSGKKVGILDLTRGEMGTKGTAEERERDSIEAARIMGIHWRGNLNLPDAGIEITRENKLNIARVIRKFKPELVILPFWIQRHPDHLYASQLGYDACFLAGLKKLEIENEPHRPRKIIYTSSFRDVHHSFFIDVTKQMSRKLDAVAAYKSQFDGSPQSKEIFKPGVDIFEFMTVTAKHYGHLVGVDYAEAFCVKENILIDDPTAMPVRSI from the coding sequence ATGGATGATCCCCGACTCGATGTTCTGGCTATTGCCGCCCACCGTGATGATATCGAAATCACCTGCGGCGGGACGATAATAAAGATGGTCGATTCCGGGAAAAAAGTCGGTATTCTTGATCTGACCCGGGGCGAGATGGGAACCAAGGGGACGGCTGAGGAACGTGAGCGCGACTCAATCGAAGCGGCCCGGATTATGGGTATTCACTGGCGCGGTAATCTGAATTTGCCTGATGCCGGGATTGAGATTACGCGGGAGAATAAACTCAATATTGCGCGGGTGATCCGAAAATTCAAACCGGAGCTGGTCATATTGCCATTCTGGATTCAGCGCCATCCCGATCACCTCTACGCTTCACAATTGGGTTACGATGCCTGTTTCCTGGCCGGGCTGAAAAAACTGGAAATCGAAAACGAACCGCATCGACCGCGCAAGATAATATACACCTCGTCTTTTCGTGATGTGCATCATTCGTTCTTTATTGATGTGACAAAGCAAATGTCGCGTAAGCTCGATGCCGTAGCGGCCTATAAATCTCAGTTTGACGGATCGCCGCAGTCAAAGGAAATCTTCAAACCCGGGGTTGATATCTTCGAATTTATGACCGTTACGGCCAAACATTATGGTCATCTGGTCGGGGTAGATTACGCCGAGGCGTTTTGTGTTAAAGAGAATATTTTAATCGATGATCCGACAGCCATGCCGGTTCGTTCTATCTAA